A window of Diabrotica virgifera virgifera chromosome 9, PGI_DIABVI_V3a contains these coding sequences:
- the LOC126892070 gene encoding 52 kDa repressor of the inhibitor of the protein kinase-like: MSEMRGAVTEIQKVATNSIMCGCKNHALNLSISKCNKVQHVRNALGTIKEVTSFFNSSGKRNSVLKKVLGHQMRGYCETRWVERHEAVLEFTEDMPKIAEALKCISQWRDSTTSSKARALLCSISTCDFIITMHCLSDTADVTCGLSKYLQTEAIDVCSAKSKIDNMMKTIQNKRDKTNEFFLLIFSSAEKTMDAMDVQMRVPRIVRKQVNRPNYTLLTGDNQRSQVSKYWETAVYIPILDNLITDLTSRFSDESLDCYKLNILVPSTLDSVSNVKSSFESICDKYSSVLSIKKETMLMKILNEICSLKNMVNYNVFKEISTPMTCFQNLDEHNYPILKSLVQILLTLPISIATAERSFSTLRRLKSWMRTRMTEDRLTGLALMNVHRDIEVDINKIIDRYSSKKNRKLDFVI; encoded by the exons ATGTCTGAAATGCGGGGTGCGGTTACAGAGATACAAAAGGTGGCGACCAATAGCATTATGTGTGGGTGTAAAAACCATGCATTGAACTTAAGCATATCCAAATGTAATAAGGTCCAACACGTAAGAAATGCTCTAGGAACCATCAAAGAAGTAACAAGCTTTTTCAACTCATCAGGAAAAAGAAATTCAGTTTTGAAAAAGGTGTTGGGACATCAGATGAGAGGCTATTGTGAGACGCGTTGGGTAGAGCGTCACGAGGCTGTTTTAGAATTCACAGAAGACATGCCTAAAATTGCGGAAGCTCTCAAATGCATATCACAGTGGAGGGACAGCACAACGTCAAGTAAAGCCCGCGCTCTGTTGTGCTCAATTTCAACTTGTGATTTTATCATCACAATGCATTGCCTGAGTGACACAGCAGATGTTACATGTGGTCTTAGTAAATATCTACAAACAGAAGCTATAGATGTATGCTCAGCCAAAAGTAAAATTGACAATATGATGAAAACCATTCAGAATAAAAGAGACAAGACCAACGAATTCTTCCTTTTAATTTTCAGTAGTGCTGAAAAAACCATGGACGCGATGGATGTACAAATGCGTGTCCCCAGAATTGTACGGAAGCAAGTTAATAGGCCCAACTACACACTATTAACAGGTGACAACCAACGATCACAAGTTTCAAAGTATTGGGAAACTGCTGTTTACATACCGATTCTAGACAATCTCATAACTGATTTGACAAGCAGATTTTCAGACGAGTCTTTGGATTGCTACAAGCTAAACATTTTAGTTCCATCAACGTTAGATTCCGTGTCAAATGTGAAATCCAGCTTTGAAAGTATTTGTGATAAATACTCTTCTGTATTGTCAATTAAAAAGGAAACAATGCTAATGAAGATTTTGAATGAGATTTGCTCCCTAAAGAACATGGTTAACTACAACGTCTTCAAAGAAATCAGTACCCCTATGACGTGTTTTCAAAATCTTGATGAGCACAACTACCCTATTTTGAAGTCTTTGGTGCAGATCCTGCTTACTTTACCAATATCAATAG CAACAGCAGAGAGATCATTTTCTACGCTGAGGCGATTGAAAAGCTGGATGAGGACCAGAATGACCGAAGACCGCCTGACCGGACTGGCTCTCATGAATGTTCACAGGGATATAGAAGTGGACATCAATAAAATTATCGATCGGTATTCCAGCAAGAAGAATAGAAAACTGGATTTTGTAATTTAA